One genomic window of Bacteroidota bacterium includes the following:
- a CDS encoding 23S rRNA (pseudouridine(1915)-N(3))-methyltransferase RlmH, which translates to MNITLLCTGKTSEKYIAEGIKMYAERIKHYCKFNLIEVEAGKGNESEIIKKESLTILKRVGENDFLILLDEKGKEQTSVQFAEMLQHHQNISTKNLIFLIGGAYGFSEDVYQRANAKISLSLMTFPHQLVRIIFLEQLYRTFSILRGEKYHH; encoded by the coding sequence ATGAATATAACACTGCTCTGCACCGGAAAAACTTCTGAGAAATATATTGCAGAAGGAATTAAGATGTATGCAGAGAGAATAAAACATTATTGCAAATTCAATTTAATAGAAGTTGAAGCAGGGAAAGGCAATGAATCTGAAATTATAAAAAAAGAATCGCTCACTATTTTGAAAAGGGTAGGAGAGAATGATTTTCTGATTCTGCTCGATGAAAAGGGAAAAGAACAAACCTCGGTTCAGTTTGCGGAAATGCTCCAACATCATCAGAATATTTCTACGAAGAATCTTATTTTCCTCATTGGAGGCGCATATGGTTTTTCAGAAGATGTTTACCAGCGCGCCAACGCAAAAATTTCTCTTTCACTAATGACTTTTCCTCACCAGTTGGTAAGAATAATTTTTCTGGAACAATTATACAGGACGTTTTCAATTCTGAGAGGGGAGAAGTATCATCATTGA